Proteins from one Podospora pseudoanserina strain CBS 124.78 chromosome 1, whole genome shotgun sequence genomic window:
- the EAT5 gene encoding Cytochrome c oxidase subunit 13, mitochondrial (EggNog:ENOG503P4PR; BUSCO:EOG092654RM; COG:C) codes for MIAQRQVMRFAAQLRTQAQRRLASTEHAGENAFVRERRHVKEHAKGTTELWRKISLYTVPPALILASLNAYNLWNEHWEHWSHMPPLEERVEYPYQNIRTRNYQWGDGDKTLFWNDKVNYHNKDKEA; via the exons ATGATTGCCCAGCGCCAGGTTATGCGGTTCGCCGCCCAGCTGCGCACCCAGGCCCAGCGCCGCCTTGCCAGCACCGAGCACGCCGGCGAGAACGCCTTCGTCCGTGAGCGCCGTCACGTCAAGGAGCACGCCAAGGGCACCACTG AGCTCTGGCGCAAGATCTCCCTCTA CACCGTCCCTCccgccctcatcctcgcttCCCTCAACGCTTACAACCTCTGGAACGAGCATTGGGAGCACTGGTCTCACATGCCCCCTCTTGAGGAGCGTGTCGAGTACCCCTACCAGAACATCCGCACCCGCAACTACCAGTGGGGCGATGGTGACAAG ACCCTGTT CTGGAACGACAAGGTCAACTACCACAATAAGGACAAGGAGGCCTAA
- the apc5 gene encoding APC5 protein (EggNog:ENOG503NYVY; COG:D; COG:O): MARFLTPAKIGLLALIELYVEGAVPNEGIIPVINFLASNLIDCDLSTAQSPNSNSNNNKNLTPADRWKKAESTLRLVTSIKDFETLLSPLAAADKVPGRRLWDRFLEKLWGLDSLHKLHEFFAAIPGLLCRTKEELRRLGLEDAEGELGGRTRLGRNSPFGAFVRRAHVEFVRLKFERVMELWRVFVRYRQPTAGYWARRHPQHGGRLSFDQVLTEGEEEWGQKETGELAVVAYGRMLLPAVGLLARGEGWMEGGETLPVSSDDVEGLLEFQIEQIQKYGNRIPPQIRDRFRNFLKGSHTVPSLSHYLNFSDAWRSGDFPTSFDHLHRYFDYTMQNRDRLFYQYALMNLAIVQSDFGCHKEAVATMLETVSTARENRDTTCLNFALNWFFHFGRAHPHLVRELENNSMLGSGKETLAFLRVKAKETGMWILWSSALQSEAKLCLANGESVAVAFEHMVRSSQLIVERNMKTMMGAQISMAIAMWDRLGLSSMASMACQVFLSCHARNSVFDDELKITCRLAGLLAGKGKYEEAFAMLESLDQNSLRSARPNQYWHLYRGLLKLRRDLHRNNLPAVDTLLAQLLQTGPEDAEPDTVFIIDTLHIEALVRHRDFDGAFTKIDNMMANLGENNRDVALRIRLLIAKAHLFDEINRPEKGFTIAMRATSMAWRALNIPLLWQAVGALANVLNSLSEFSAAAQLLLSVLPRVLETDVSFTAGTLYNLLADARMGQAGQFFCTAVSDESTELERQRGRRRQREMMMRAHAALESAYKYFERVEEVEKQAEVLAKMATVMRGLGDEGVSEGYAARYLSLRREVERVNR; this comes from the exons ATGGCCCGCTTCCTCACCCCGGCCAAAATCGGCCTCCTGGCCCTCATCGAGCTCTACGTCGAAGGCGCGGTCCCAAACGAAGGGATCATCCCAGTGATcaacttcctcgcctccaacCTCATCGACTGCGACCTCTCGACTGCCCAatcccccaacagcaacagcaacaacaataagAATCTCACCCCTGCCGACCGCTGGAAAAAAGCCGAGTCCACCCTCCGGCTTGTAACCTCGATCAAAGATTTCGAGACGTTGCTCTCCCCGCTGGCGGCAGCGGATAAAGTCCCCGGCCGTCGGCTCTGGGATCGGTTTTTGGAGAAGTTGTGGGGGCTAGACAGTTTGCACAAGCTGCATGAGTTTTTTGCGGCGATACCGGGGTTGTTGTGCAGGacgaaggaggagctgagaaggttggggctggaggacgcggagggggagttgggggggaggacgaggttggggaggaatAGTCCCTTTGGGGCGTTTGTCAGGAGGGCACATGTCGAGTTTGTGAGGTTGAAGTttgagagggtgatggagttGTGGAGGGTTTTTGTGAGGTATCGGCAGCCGACGGCGGGGTACTGGGCGAGGAGGCATCCGCAGCATGGGGGGAGGTTAAGTTTTGATCAGGTTTTGacggaaggagaagaggagtgGGGACAgaaggagacgggggagCTGGCGGTAGTGGCGTATgggaggatgttgttgcCAGCCGTTGGGCTGTTGgcaaggggggaggggtggatggaagggggggagacGTTGCCGGTGAGCAGCGATGATGTGGAAGGATTGTTGGAGTTTCAGATCGAGCAGATACAGA AGTATGGCAACAGGATACCGCCACAGATCAGAGACCGGTTCAGGAACTTCTTGAAGGGAAGTCATACGGTGCCGAGTTTATCGCACTACCTCAACTTCTCGGACGCCTGGCGGTCAGGGGACTTTCCCACATCTTTCGACCACCTTCATCGATATTTCGACTACACTATGCAGAACCGAGATCGACTGTTCTATCAGTACGCCTTGATGAATCTCGCTATTGTTCAGTCCGACTTTGGCTGTCACAAGGAAGCCGTGGCAACCATGCTGGAGACAGTATCAACGGCTCGGGAGAACAGGGACACGACATGTCTCAACTTTGCTCTAAACTGGTTCTTCCACTTCGGCAGGGCACACCCCCATCTTGTCAGAGAACTCGAAAACAACAGCATGCTTGGCAGCGGAAAGGAGACTCTCGCCTTCCTCCGAGTCAAGGCCAAAGAAACAGGTATGTGGATCCTCTGGAGTTCGGCCCTCCAGAGCGAAGCCAAGCTCTGCCTGGCCAACGGCGAAAGTGTCGCCGTTGCCTTCGAGCACATGGTGCGATCCTCCCAACTGATCGTCGAGCGCAACATGAAGACCATGATGGGGGCCCAGATCTCGATGGCTATCGCCATGTGGGACCGCCTCGGGCTTTCCAGCATGGCCTCGATGGCATGCCAGGTCTTCCTCAGCTGCCACGCGAGAAACTCGGTCTTTGACGACGAGCTGAAGATCACCTGTCGTCTAGCCGGGCTTCTCGCCGGCAAGGGGAAATACGAAGAGGCGTTTGCCATGCTCGAGTCCCTTGATCAGAACTCGCTGCGGTCAGCGAGGCCAAATCAATACTGGCACCTCTACCGCGGCCTCTTGAAGCTTCGTCGGGACCTGCACAGGAACAACCTCCCTGCCGTCGACACCCTGCTGGctcagctcctccaaacTGGCCCCGAGGACGCAGAACCGGACaccgtcttcatcatcgacacCCTCCACATCGAGGCTCTGGTCCGCCACAGGGACTTTGACGGCGCCTTTACCAAAATCGACAACATGATGGCCAACCTCGGAGAAAACAACCGCGACGTTGCCCTCCGCATTCgtctcctcatcgccaagGCCCACCTCTTTGACGAGATCAACCGCCCAGAAAAGGGCTTCACAATAGCGATGCGGGCCACCTCGATGGCCTGGCGGGCGCTGAACATCCCGCTTCTGTGGCAGGCCGTCGGCGCTCTGGCCAACGTTTTGAACTCACTGTCGGAGTTCTCGGCTGCGGCACAGCTGTTGCTTTCGGTGCTGCCGAGGGTGCTGGAGACCGATGTCTCGTTCACAGCGGGGACGTTGTATAACCTCTTGGCGGACGCGAGGATGGGGCAGGCGGGGCAGTTTTTTTGTACGGCTGTTTCGGACGAGTCGACggagctggagaggcagagggggaggaggcggcagagggagatgatgatgagggcgcATGCTGCGCTGGAGAGCGCGTACAAGTATTTCGaaagggtggaggaggtggagaagcaGGCGGAGGTGCTGGCTAAGATGGCgacggtgatgagggggttgggggatgaaggggtgAGCGAGGGGTATGCGGCCAGGTATttgagtttgaggagggaggtggagagggtcAATAGATAG
- the SLA2 gene encoding Synthetically Lethal with ABP1 protein 2 (COG:Z; BUSCO:EOG09261A3K; EggNog:ENOG503Q3C0), with the protein MATIRSLDHTKSEAELAINIKKATSPDETAPKRKHVRSCIVYTWDHKSSQSFWAGLKVQPILADEVQTFKALITVHKVLQEGHPSTLREALNNRSWIDSLNRGMSGEGMRGYGPLIKEYVYYLLAKLSFHQQHPEFNGTFEYEEYISLKAINDPNEGYETITDLMTLQDKIDQFQKLIFSHFRTTGQNECRISALVPLVTESYGIYKFITSMLRAMHSATGDNDALEPLRERYNAQHYRLVKYYYECSNIRYLTSLITIPKLPQDPPNLLAEDESAPALPARPKQEIEKQPTPPPPVPKSEEPDQMNEFWKSEIDRQNREYEEQQRVLEAQQQQALHAQQQAQLQAQRDFEEQQRRLMEQQQREQEALRNQQAQWQTQGRLAELEQENLNARAQYERDQLMLQQYDQRVKALEGELATIQGNFGQQLASRDDQIRSLQEQVNTWRSKYEALAKLYSQLRHEHLDLLQKFKAVQLKAASAQEAIDRREKLEREIKTKNLELADMIRERDRALHEKDRLTGSNKDEVEKLKRELRMALDRADNLERSKGNELSTMLSKYNREMADLEEALGNKTRALEDAQAKLREGSSDLEMLLREKEEELEVYKAGMDQTLIELNELKNNQGVSDQALDGQLDAIILAQLDKINEIIDSVLQAGVRRVDDAIYELDSTMQAGNQNASPSYVLSQIEKASASATEFATSFNNFIADGPNSTHAELIKNLNVFAGAVADVCSNSKGLMRLATDEKKADALANGARQSAHSTVKFFRSLLSFRLEGMDPLQKTDVVINSNNEVQMNLQRLNKSVEGFAPGFGKLANKGDLGEMVDQELNRAADAIAAAVARLQKLKNKPRDGYSTYELSVHDSILDAAMAITTAIAQLIKAATATQQEIVQAGRGSSSKTAFYKKNNRWTEGLISAAKAVATSTNTLIETADGVISNRNTPEQLIVASNDVAASTAQLVAASRVKAGFMSKSQESLEQASKAVGAACRALVRQVQAIIKERNGMENEQIDYSKLGSHEFKVREMEQQVEILQLENALSAARQRLGEMRKISYQED; encoded by the exons ATGGCCACGATACGCAGCCTTGATCACACAAA GTCCGAAGCCGAGCtcgccatcaacatcaagaaaGCTACGAGCCCCGACGAGACGGCACCGAAGCGCAAGCATGTTAGGAGTTGTATTGTCTACACCTGGGACCACAAGTCCTCCCAATCCTTCTGGGCTGGTCTGAAGGTCCAgcccatcctcgccgacgAGGTCCAGACCTTCAAGGCTCTTATCACAGTCCACAAGGTTCTCCAAGAAGGCCACCCCAGCACCCTCAGGGAGGCGCTGAACAACAGGTCGTGGATCGATAGCTTGAACCGCGGCATGTCGGGCGAGGGCATGCGCGGATACGGCCCACTGATCAAGGAATATGTCTACTACTTGCTCGCGAAGCTTTCGttccaccagcaacacccaGAGTTCAACGGCACGTTCGAGTACGAGGAGTATATCAGTCTCAAGGCTATCAACGACCCGAACGAGGGATACGAGACGATCACCGACCTCATGACGCTGCAAGACAAGATTGATCAGTTCCAGAAGCTCATCTTCTCCCACTTCCGAACCACTGGCCAGAACGAATGCCGGATTTCGGCCCTTGTGCCTCTCGTCACGGAGAGTTATGGTATCTACAAGTTCATCACGAGCATGCTCCGGGCCATGCACTCGGCCACTGGTGACAACGATGCCCTGGAGCCGCTTCGGGAGAGGTACAATGCTCAGCACTACCGCCTTGTCAAGTACTACTACGAGTGCTCCAATATTCGCTATCTCACCAGTCTCATCACCATTCCGAAGCTTCCGCAAGACCCACCGAACCTCCTCGCCGAGGATGAGTCGGCGCCAGCGTTGCCGGCCCGCCCCAAGCAAGAAATCGAGAAGCAGCCgactcctccgccgccggtaCCAAAGTCCGAGGAGCCCGATCAGATGAACGAGTTCTGGAAGAGCGAGATTGATCGCCAGAACCGCGAGTacgaggagcagcagcgcgTGTTGGaggcccagcagcagcaggcccTTCATGCCCAACAGCAGGCTCAGCTACAGGCGCAACGGGACtttgaggagcagcagcggcggctgatggaacagcagcagcgggaaCAGGAGGCTCTGAGAAATCAGCAGGCGCAGTGGCAGACGCAGGGCCGGCTGGCGGAACTGGAACAAGAGAACCTGAACGCCCGTGCCCAGTACGAGCGTGATCAGCTCATGCTTCAGCAGTACGATCAGCGGGTCAAGGCCCTCGAGGGCGAGCTGGCCACAATCCAGGGCAACTTTGGGCAGCAGCTCGCCAGCAGAGACGACCAGATCAGGTCGTTGCAGGAGCAGGTCAACACTTGGAGGTCAAAGTACGAGGCTCTCGCCAAGCTCTACTCCCAGCTTCGTCACGAACACCTCGATCTTCTTCAGAAATTCAAGGCTGTTCAGCTCAAGGCCGCCTCGGCCCAGGAGGCGATCGACAGGCGCGAGAAGCTGGAGCGCGAGATCAAGACGAAGAACCTCGAGCTCGCGGACATGATTCGCGAGCGTGACAGAGCTCTTCACGAGAAGGACAGGCTGACGGGTTCCAATAAGGACGaggtcgagaagctcaagcgTGAGCTGCGCATGGCTCTCGACCGTGCGGACAATCTGGAGCGCAGCAAGGGCAATGAGCTCTCCACCATGCTCTCCAAGTACAACCGCGAGATGGCCGATCTCGAGGAGGCCCTGGGCAACAAGACGCGGGCTCTTGAGGATGCCCAGGCCAAGCTTAGGGAGGGGAGTTCCGACTTGGAGATGCTCCTCcgcgagaaggaggaggagctggaggtgtACAAGGCCGGCATGGATCAGACGCTGATTGAGCTCAACGAGCTGAAGAACAACCAGGGTGTGTCGGACCAGGCTCTTGACGGCCAGCTCGACGCCATCATCCTGGCCCAGCTTGACAAGATCAACGAGATTATTGACTCGGTTCTTCAGGCCGGCGTCCGGCGTGTGGATGATGCCATTTACGAGCTCGACTCGACCATGCAGGCCGGTAACCAGAATGCCTCGCCGTCATACGTGTTGTCACAGATCGAGAAGGCTTCCGCCAGCGCCACCGAGTTCGCCACCTCTTTCAACAACTTCATCGCCGACGGTCCCAACAGCACTCACGCcgagctgatcaagaacCTCAACGTCTTCGCGGGTGCCGTTGCCGATGTCTGCAGCAACTCCAAGGGTCTCATGCGTCTGGCCAccgatgagaagaaggccgatgCCCTTGCCAACGGTGCCCGGCAGTCGGCTCACTCCACGGTCAAGTTCTTCCGCAGCCTGTTGAGCTTCCGTCTGGAGGGGATGGACCCCCTTCAGAAGACAGACGtcgtcatcaacagcaacaacgaaGTCCAGATGAACCTGCAGAGGCTCAACAAGTCCGTCGAGGGCTTCGCTCCCGGCTTCGGCAAGCTTGCCAACAAGGGAGACCTCGGCGAGATGGTCGACCAGGAACTCAACCGTGCGGCTGAcgccattgctgctgctgtggcacGTCtccagaagctcaagaacaAGCCTCGCGACGGGTATTCCACCTACGAGCTCAGCGTCCACGACTCTATTCTCGAcgccgccatggccatcaccaccgccatcgcccagctcatcaaggctgccaccgccacccaACAGGAAATCGTCCAAGCCGGCAGGGGCTCCTCATCCAAGACGGCCTTCTACAAGAAGAACAACCGCTGGACCGAGGGTTTGATCTCTGCTGCCAAGGCGGTGGCCACCTCGACCAACACCCTCATTGAGACGGCCGACGGTGTCATTTCCAACAGGAACACCCCCGAGCAGCTGATTGTTGCCTCCAATGACGTGGCCGCCTCGACGGCGCAGCTGGTGGCGGCCAGCAGAGTCAAGGCTGGCTTCATGAGCAAGAGCCAGGAGAGCCTCGAGCAGGCGAGCAAGGCTGTCGGTGCGGCCTGCAGAGCGTTGGTGAGGCAGGTGCaggccatcatcaaggagaGGAACGGGATGGAGAATGAGCAGATTGATTATAGCAAGCTGGGGAGCCATGAGTTTAAGGTTCGGGAGATGGAGCAGCAG GTCGAGATTCTTCAGCTGGAGAATGCGCTGTCTGCGGCCAGGCAGAGGTTGGgtgagatgaggaagatTTCGTATCAGGAGGATTGA
- the APN2 gene encoding DNA-(apurinic or apyrimidinic site) lyase 2 (COG:L; EggNog:ENOG503NUNY), whose protein sequence is MFDTLEADIVVMQEAKIQRKDLQDDMVLIPGWDVYFSLPKHKKGYSGVAIYTRSSKCAPIRAEEGITGILCPPNSSTTFRDLPKDQQIGGYPKPGQLSGEVDEATLDSEGRCVILEFPAFVLVGVYSPATRDESRDEFRHAFTEAMDVRVRNLVAMGKEVVLTGDLNIIRSELDTAGLVEQLRKEEVSLDDFFSSPSRRFLNQIVCGGRVVGTRDEGREEAVLWDLCREFHPTRTGMYTCWDTRKNCRPGNFGSRIDYVLCSSGIKDWFIDANIQEGLLGSDHCPVYATMGDTVNHNGTTVPITDVMNPTGMFEDGERQREWTIKDALPTSAKLIPEFSNRRSIKDMFFKKPRATIKPTTATAMPGSQDPPPLTITISTGPEKDSWAQGDLASSQPSSQVTAPPSSGSTLVASPQKPPAKRPAVASPAKRPQKKGKVTLAKEPSKTGASASQGTLKSFFKPKTPVPSPSQEPTGTDNTASATADISTASELLPAELPPEIPSSNQSSKGSAESSAKETPLTTGPTDDKVFDPIENKASWSKLLGKRVVPKCEHGEDCVSRITKKPGVNCGRSFFMCARPTGPSGKKEDGTTEFCCKTFIWSSEWKPSSSASLSG, encoded by the exons ATGTTCGACACGCTGGAGGCAGACATTGTTGTCATGCAAGAGGCCAAGATCCAGCGCAAGGACCTGCAGGATGACATGGTCTTGATTCCGGGATGGGATGTCTACTTCAGCCTCCCCAAGCATAAGAAGG GCTATTCTGGAGTTGCCATTTACACTCGTTCTTCCAAGTGCGCTCCCATCCGCGCCGAGGAAGGCATCACCGGCATCCTCTGcccaccaaactcctccacaacTTTCAGAGACCTTCCAAAAGACCAACAGATCGGAGGTTATCCGAAACCAGGACAGCTTTCCGGCGAAGTTGACGAAGCCACACTTGACTCTGAGGGCCGCTGTGTCATCCTCGAGTTTCCAGCTTTTGTTCTCGTAGGAGTCTACAGCCCAGCAACCCGAGACGAATCACGAGACGAGTTCCGCCATGCTTTCACTGAAGCCATGGACGTCAGAGTACGCAATCTAGTCGCGATGGGAAAGGAGGTGGTTCTTACCGGTGATCTCAACATCATTCGCTCAGAATTGGACACGGCCGGTCTGGTCGAACAATTACGAAAGGAAGAAGTGAGTCTTGATGACTTCTTCTCCAGTCCGTCCCGCCGCTTTCTCAACCAAATAGTATGTGGGGGACGTGTGGTTGGGACAAGAGACGAGGGCCGTGAGGAAGCTGTTCTATGGGACCTCTGCAGGGAATTCCATCCCACCCGTACTGGAATGTACACTTGCTGGGATACTCGGAAAAATTGCAGGCCAGGAAACTTTGGGAGCCGGATTGATTACGTTCTCTGCAGCTCTGGAATCAAGGACTGGTTCATCGACGCCAACATCCAGGAGGGTCTTCTCGGTTCTGACCACTGCCCAGTCTATGCCACCATGGGCGATACTGTCAATCACAACGGCACGACGGTTCCCATTACCGATGTCATGAACCCCACGGGCATGTTCGAGGACGGCGAACGGCAACGAGAGTGGACCATCAAAGATGCCCTCCCAACTTCGGCAAAGCTGATACCAGAATTTAGCAACCGACGGAGCATCAAGGACATGTTCTTCAAGAAGCCTAGAGCGACGATCAAGCCaacgacagcaacagccatgCCTGGCAGTCAAGacccacctcctctcaccATTACCATCTCTACGGGCCCTGAGAAAGACTCCTGGGCCCAGGGCGATCTGGCCTCCTCACAGCCATCGAGTCAAGTCACAGCACCCCCAAGCTCGGGCAGCACACTTGTGGCCTCTCCACAAAAGCCACCAGCGAAACGCCCAGCAGTCGCTTCACCTGCTAAAAGACCAcagaagaagggaaaggtCACACTTGCGAAAGAGCCGTCCAAGACTGGTGCGAGTGCCTCCCAGGGCACGCTGAAAAGCTTCTTCAAGCCCAAGACACCCGTTCCCAGCCCAAGCCAGGAGCCAACTGGCACGGACAACACAGCCTCGGCCACAGCAGACATTTCTACTGCTTCAGAGTTGCTACCAGCAGAATTACCCCCTGAAATCCCAAGCTCCAACCAATCTTCGAAAGGGAGCGCCGAAAGCTCTGCCAAGGAAACGCCCCTGACGACCGGCCCAACTGACGACAAGGTCTTTGATCCTATTGAGAACAAAGCCTCCTGGTCTAAGCTCCTTGGCAAGCGCGTCGTCCCAAAGTGTGAGCATGGCGAGGATTGCGTATCGAGGATAACGAAGAAGCCGGGGGTCAATTGTG GCCGGTCCTTCTTCATGTGCGCCCGTCCCACGGGTCCGTCtggcaagaaggaggacgggACGACGGAATTCTGCTGCAAGACCTTCATCTGGAGCAGCGAGTGGAAGCCTAGCTCTTCGGCGTCGTTGTCTGGCTAG
- the ATG3 gene encoding E2-like enzyme (BUSCO:EOG09263WZ2; COG:U; EggNog:ENOG503NXTG), which translates to MNILYSTVNSLRDRYTPASHTSTFRKTGEITPEEFIAAGDYLVYKFPTWSWSDAETPAQRVSQLPAGKQYLVTRHVPCNRRLDSDFAGDAGHEEAVVEGGKSSADDGWLRTGGLTSSQPLKVKEVRTVDDAGNVGEREVIEDDDDIPDMEDDEDDEAIIRDASAGGQNSGRRTYSLYIVYSPYYRTPRMYLSGYLPNGQPLPPHLMMEDIVGDYKDKTVTLENFPFFAHQVKMASVHPCKHAPVMKTLLDRADAALKLRREKQKAAAAKAGSSGGVGSLASQVKDLNLGLGAENDEWEEIDAADQEVAIRVDQYLVVFLKFIASVTPGIEHDNTMGI; encoded by the exons ATGAACATCCTCTACTCGACCGTAAACAGCCTGCGGGATAGGTACACCCCCGCGAGCCACACGTCGACATTCCGCAAGACGGGCGAGATCACCCCTGAGGAGTTCATTGCAGCCGGCGACTATCTGGTGTACAAATTCCCGACCTGGTCGTGGTCGGATGCCGAAACCCCAGCCCAGCGCGTCAGCCAGCTGCCAGCAGGAAAGCAGTACTTGGTGACCCGTCATGTCCCGTGCAACCGCCGACTCGACTCGGACTTTGCGGGCGATGCTGGCCATGAGGAAGCCGTAGTAGAGGGCGGCAAGAGCAGCGCTGACGACGGCTGGCTCCGGACCGGCGGGTTGACCAGCTCGCAGCCGCTCAAGGTCAAAGAAGTGCGAACCGTGGACGATGCTGGGAatgttggagagagagaagtgatcgaggacgacgatgataTTCCGGATatggaagatgatgaggacgatgaggcCATCATCCGTGATGCTTCGGCTGGCGGGCAGAACAG TGGAAGACGCACATACTCGCTCTACATTGTCTACTCTCCATATTACCGGACGCCCCGCATGTATCTCTCAGGCTATCTTCCCAACGGCCagcccctcccaccccatctCATGATGGAGGATATCGTTGGAGACTACAAGGACAAAACCGTCACGCTCGAGaacttccccttcttcgccCATCAAGTCAAGATGGCCAGCGTTCACCCGTGCAAGCACGCGCCCGTCATGAAGACACTTCTCGACAGAGCCGACGCGGCTCTCAAGCTGCGCAGAGAAAAGCAAAAGGCGGCAGCCGCCAAGGCAGGCAGCAGCGGTGGCGTTGGGTCTCTTGCTTCTCAGGTTAAggacctcaacctcggcttGGGGGCTGAGAATGACGAGTGGGAGGAGATCGATGCTGCCGACCAGGAGGTGGCCATCAGAGTTGACCAGTATCTGGTGGTTTTCTTGAAGTTCATCGCCAGTGTGACACCCGGCATCGAACATGACAACACCATGGGGATTTAG
- the FPR1 gene encoding Fertilization Plus Regulator mating type protein MAT1-2-1 (EggNog:ENOG503P720; COG:K) → MAAFNFEAFSLTPQGSTISAAPRPAVPAIDRTVQQQCGSFGYGNRAFQFDFASLESLPEDANPGLTEVLTAKYWNHFSIQLGHWNTLKVIVLDAQMFSIMPDHTKKGVLNTMKSYLGGADAMYARDADNGQVVILGPRRLMESNITIVGSTTVWDPKKRHVQATAEAKIPRPPNAYILYRKDQQAALKAANPGIPNNDISVMTGGMWKKESPEVRAEYQRRATEIKAKLMSAHPHYRYVPRRSSEIRRRAPRRNRAQEVANASPIGENSGAPIVGNPIVTTMEQQQPLPDISVAPNQEITKDNDVSHLIDPPHVFSGQITELMPDVANFLPPMTREGWSPLHDFRAVLNGHTGNNGVDCALTPESESQDDFVGTPSSTMPDNSAFDWITGTEEDLAQIFGQF, encoded by the exons ATGGCTGCCTTCAATTTTGAAGCCTTCTCATTGACGCCCCAGGGTTCTACCATCAGTGCCGCCCCTCGCCCCGCTGTCCCGGCCATCGACAGGACCGTTCAGCAGCAATGTGGCAGTTTCGGTTATGGCAATCGTGCATTCCAGTTCGACTTTGCGTCCCTGGAGTCGCTCCCCGAGGATGCGAACCCCGGCTTGACCGAGGTTCTCACCGCCAAGTACTGGAATCACTTCTCGATCCAGCTCGGTCACTGGAACACACTCAAGGTTATCGTCCTTGACGCTCAGATGTTCAGCATCATGCCCGACCACACCAAGAAGGGCGTTCTAAATACAATGAA GTCGTACTTGGGTGGCGCTGATGCCATGTATGCCCGCGATGCCGACAATGGTCAGGTTGTTATCCTCGGCCCTCGCAGGCTTATGGAGTCGAACATCACCATAGTCGGTAGCACCACCGTTTGGGATCCCAAAAAGAGGCATGTTCAGGCCActgccgaggccaagattCCCCGCCCCCCTAACGCCTACATTCTTTACCGCAAGGATCAGCAGGCTGCGCTTAAGGCGGCTAACCCTGGCATCCCCAACAATGACATTT CCGTCATGACCGGTGGCATGTGGAAGAAAGAGTCCCCCGAGGTTCGCGCCGAGTACCAGAGACGTGCGACTGAGATCAAGGCGAAACTGATGTCGGCTCACCCTCATTATCGCTATGTGCCTCGTCGATCTTCTGAGATCCGCCGCCGCGCTCCCCGCCGTAACCGAGCACAGGAAGTCGCCAATGCTTCCCCGATCGGGGAGAACTCGGGTGCCCCTATCGTAGGCAATCCTATTGTCACCACcatggagcagcagcagccccttCCTGACATCAGTGTTGCCCCTAACCAGGAGATCACCAAGGACAACGATGTCAGCCATCTCATCGACCCTCCCCATGTCTTCTCTGGTCAGATTACCGAGCTCATGCCCGATGTGGCGAACTTCCTGCCTCCCATGACACGCGAAGGCTGGTCTCCTCTTCATGACTTCCGCGCTGTTCTGAATGGACACACTGGAAACAATGGAGTCGACTGTGCTCTTACTCCAGAGTCTGAATCCCAGGATGACTTTGTCGGTACTCCCTCTTCCACGATGCCTGACAATAGTGCCTTCGATTGGATCACTGGaacggaggaggatttggcCCAAATCTTCGGTCAATTCTGA